CTTGCATTTCAAACAATGGCCAGCCAGATCCATGAGGCGATAACATGCCAATCATTGCGAGTCTTTCTGGGTGTTCTTCCAATACTGGAAAGGTGAACCTATACATTCGAAGATGCTTAGAATCATCTGAAAATAAAAAGggaaaaaatatatgaaattataaaGTTTTACATATAAAggatatttcataaattatgattttgtgtatatatatatgtatgtttatctaCACTACTACGGTAACCctcccctccacacacacacacacacacacacacacacacacagacactgatTGACTATGTTAAACTAACGCTGAAAATTGACATCAGAGGTCATAAAAAGTTTCTTTTAAAACAGCAGCGGGCTTCGCAACGAGATGTCCTATCACATACTGCGCTCTAACCTACATTTGGACGTTCTTAGCCTGTAGACATTTTTCCTTCAATCTTGATTTGGGTGgagtgatgtcatcacaattGTAGCTGTTTGAGGGAGACCCTGTCCCAAGGTAAACGACGACTACTGTTCTTATAATATATTTGATTGGTTGCAACTAAATCTGGTTGCACTGTGCAGGATGTTGATCATTTTAGTATAGTcgggtttagaagcctgatagggctaaACAACTGACATATCTTAAAGTGTACTCCACTTCGTACCCCTTCcaaatttatttcatgtaaccccccccccaccattttCTCTTAAGCTTGCTGCTCTTCATTCTGTTTGTATCTCTGTGCATTATTATtcattatgaataaattaccaTAAATCCACGATTGGTCAATATATGgtattgaatattcatatcCAGTAGCAAATACCACAGCCTCGATGTCGTCTAAGACTGTTCCATCCTTTAAGGTAACATTGTTTTTCCCAAACTCTTCTATGTCGCCAACAGGGGTGAGCTGACCTTGGATAAGTCGATCTTGGAAATCATCATTCAGCATAATAGATTTCGTCGATAATACCGTGTCTGGGTTCTAATATCCGTAACATGAAACAAATATTAGGTTTATGAGCAAGAATTtcaatgtatgaatgtatgaatgtatgtatgtatgtatgtatgtatgtatgtatgtatgtatgtatgtatgtatgtatgtatgtatgtgtgtgtgtgtgtgtgtgtatgtatgtatgtatgtatgtatgtatgtatgtatgtacgtatgtatgtacgtatgtacgtatgtacgtatgtacgtatgtgtgtgtatgtatgtatgtgtgtatgtatgtatgtatgtatgtatgtatgtatgtatgtatgtatgtatgtactagtgtaatgtatgtatgtatgtatgtatgtatgtatgtatgtatgtatgtatgtatgtatgtatgtatgtacgtatgtatgtgagtgagtgagtgtgtgtgtacgtacgtacgtacatatgtatgtatgcttttaGAGAAGTTGCGTGATGTAGACTGGTGGAAATTACTTTACAAGACTCACTGGACATTAACTAAGCAGCTAACACAAAATCAGCTTTGCCTTTGTTCTCTATTCCTTTGATATGTTTAAGACAATAATTATATAGCTTGAAAATCCatataacttacatgtactCCGAATAGTTTATAATCCGGCAACCTTAATTTACACATGTCTGCAACCATAGCTTCTAACTTCGATGGTGACTTTTTCAGATTATGACGAGTGAAGACTGTCATATCCCATGGTGACCCATCTTTTGTTATACGACTCAAACTCCGTGTGCCATTACGCATACTGATGTATACCTGTCAGAATAATCGTTAGAGAGATAACTGTGCAATGATAACATTTCTGTATGTCTTTAAGTTCCAGTGTGTATCGTTGTCTGTGCTTGATTGTCTGGTTTGTTCTGGTCTTTCATTCGTCATTGACTCAATGAATTATAGATACAATGTTCACCCAtccatatgtctgtctgtctgtctgtctgtctgtctgtctgtctgtctgtctgtctgtctgtctgtctgtctggtctgtctgcctgtctctacctgcctgcctatatctgtctgtctgtctgtctgtctgtctgtctgtctgtctgtgtctttctgtgtgtgtgtgtgtgtgtgtctgtctgtctctgtctctgtctgtctgtcagactAGATGTGCctggctgtctgtctgactgtctgtctgtctgtctgactgtctgtctgtctgtctgtctgtctgtctgtgtctgtctgtctgtctgtctgtgtctgtctgtctgtctgtctgtctgtgtctgtctgtctgtctgtgtttctgtctgtctgtctgtctgtctgtctgtctctctgtctctgtctctctctctctctctctctctctctctctctctctctctctctctctctctctctctctctccccccccccgcctGAGAAGACGAATTGGTTGGCAATAAGTTTTCAgatgaaaatgacaatttatttaCTATTTTATTAAAGAAATACAATAATAGAGAGGGGACAATGGGTAATCAAGAAATAGTACACCGTAAGCCAAACATAGTCAGACAGTGACAGTGTCTAACTATAACATAGAGTGGTGTTGATTAATTCATATACACTGAAGGAAATCACTATTGGCTATATTGCCTACCTGTACAGTAGACTCAAAGAACTACCCCAACTATGATATTTGCTATTctaactgatattttgattttgaatttcgctGTCCCTTTTCTCGTCTACGACCATAGCTGTGTTCCGTTGGTCACGAAGTGCATTCCTGTATTGAACgtgattggttgaatacataaaaatacatattcaaattatgccatcaggtcacatgatgaatctACAATTAGATGTCGTCATGAAAATGTGACCCTTCGACCCCACTCCATATATTGTACAGACGTGTAGTCTTAGACGTTAACCTTGAAGGTGGAGGTCAAGGGCAAGCTTAGTGTCTGACTTGTCAGCTTACTTctgtctcagaccactatcgTTCTATTTGTCATATGACCTTGAAGATTggggtcaaggtcaaatgtcaagtacatgtataagaaaaaatattgacacGCAGATGTTGATGATTTCAATAATCTCCTGCTCCAGGACGATAGCGTTTTGTAGGATAAGTCGTGTTTTCCCAGACATTCAGGATTGCATCTCTTGCACCAGACCATGCACCAGGACCTTGTAATCGATACCAGTAAGGAACCATTGGACCATACTCATATAAATAGGCCAACTTTGGATCAGACAGGGCGAGTTTCCATCGTTTGGGTTTTACGCCAAGATCTTCAGCCAGTTCTTCCGACAACGGGAAAGGTACAGCCTTTGAAAGTGAAACGAAAATGAGAAAAATACAGTTAAAAAGCATTAAACCACACTCAAACCAAATTattatctttgaacagaaaatatggtttATATATACTCTCATCGTTCTGCATGTTCCCTCGAGTGACAACCTGTGTTGTAGCCCTTATCGCTGTTCAATGCATATGAACTGTGAGGTGGAACACcaaaattgtcaatttgtttatttatttcctgtcattATGTAATTGTCACTTACTTtaaattggcaataaaatgaatgaatgaatgaatgaatgaatgagtctGCTTTTTTTGCGATGctcaaaatatttctaaatcatcattattttttccatatttttcataaattacgcttttggaggtataattatattattctcaaatattttactGGCAGCTGAAATATACTCAAGACCTTAGAGTTTGTCATTGCGCATGCTCGTCTAtaaactcgtagtgacaagacaCCTTAGGTCACCCGTGTTTTCCTAAGCTGAACATGAGAGCACGTCATCATTTACTCGTGATATTCAACTGTCAAGgctaaatataaaaaaattgtctgTTTTCGATAACCTGACCAAGCCGCCGaccataaatattttttaaatatttaaaacaaaaagataagacaTTTTTTGTCTTCTTTGGCCTTCATGCACTTCTGTTTtatttccccagtgatgtctgtacgtaattcatcaaactatcacagaaagggggggggggtttaaccgacattttgtttgtttttaggtcgaagcaatatttctcaacaataacaacaattaaaaaagataaaataaaataaaatgaaattccaaCCTACCCTATTTTGTCATGCCATGTTATCggacacacaatattttttaatctGCCTAAggcgccgaccctaaactttttttttcatgtattcgagaaaaataaaagtaaaataaaagtctcgcaagaaacagtgggtgcggaaactgacatcaacttaaaagacaatacaagcgacctatcggtcagaatagctccgctgtttgtttttttaatttaattttttattttggtgacatgtagaagtggttcaggtcttcactatgcagttttgttttagcgatgcaataaagtggttagtggtttcatatgatgtctcactataaaacacattttacacagaagttggtaatgtattgtacttttataccatagtcaccattttataacaaaaatctactgttatgaaaaattgcacaaaatctcagaaaaaaatgactgggaaatgcacacaagaaaaagaaaaaaagaggattttgaggttggctataaataattccagtgtcttacagctgtaaccctggaaaattttaatgatgaatgaaataaactagggatctaaaataattttgaggcaatttgaatttcaattttctaacaaatttacaaagtcaacaacattcaacttgtactagttgtggtagatatatatagggaagaaatgtattaatcgccatcttagtttccgtacggcgacaatctcaagtacccggaagagagtcattctcagccatacgttacagtggtaacactcgttcatgttcggttacctttcacaaagaaaacacaacgaaatggttgaaatgatctttttttttatttcttttcatcacaacaacaaaatctgcgtgattgatcaaaagtgttgtaaactaaaccagaaagaattatcggactggctaaacttcccgatgaactggagtaaggtcctactacttccaagtaagcctcgatagtactatagtacgtgagaaaatcgtctcaaactagcgatacaactttcaaaatataacttgacatgtcttcatttgttagagttatacaattcaagacgggttttcactcgaaaacaacaattctgtgaataatgacactctgaacgcagcgatttctcggacgatgttaccactgtaacgtatggctgacaacgacttgcttccgggttagtccctcgtgcatacgggtggattgtcggcgattaatacatacatcgtctgatattttaattcacagtgtttcttgtgaccggtgcctgtcagcagactctgccatttttttcatcattccattgtatttaaaccttgtacttgacatttcgcaatatttataattctcaacaaaatacctcaacatgcctcacttcgctcgtactcaaagcagccccgcgcggtatgatcactgacactgatgacatgatgagagagaaccttttcggatttacatgtaaaacggggaaagatacgcaaaacataatgcaaagtctgaagccaaattaaagttgtaattattttaattatttttacttgccaaatatttgcattttggaaaggcaagacacgttcatgtcgtttaactttacatgtgaactgtcggccataacttcaaccgcatgtctggcatgcccttccttacgcaagttgtctgaattctggttcactgtcattccaaattgcacgacaatatagaattaaccacaagttacatgttatctgaaaacatcacacttttatagtgggtctgaagtgtgattttagtgagtaccaagaacgtcctgtgttgatactcaagatacttgctgtggaaaatcgctcggtcaaatgaggtcaccttcagcttctggtcgaatcaggatagagtatgcaaatgaggatgttgcggactgatttgaagtttacaaccctgtttcgaacaaacgcttgtcatttgggcgcccaatgcgtagaattatgactatagcacatattacattgcttgtttgacgtcaatagtgtcttttgaaaagtggcagtttacttaaagtctcgtcgactgatttccaatatggcgtcggtcattatgctcattaacatattcatttttttttcaaattacaaaaaaaaaatcatcaaaaataaaaatgaggatgtgctgacttgaaattaacaaatctgagtaagctaccccctgcgcatcaacacgccagatatcaaagcaatctaataagaggttttcaaggagttgatgaaaatgacattttatgaaaaaaaatcataaaaaattgaaaatggcacagatcaacttggcatgaacaaatctgaatagcctccccccagggaacatgcacaccaaatatcgaagaattccgactgtcacttccggagtagatagtaaaaatataaaagtttgacggacacctatgattcactctactctctatacctcaatacccacctatacctaaagctacgctttcagctttcgctgacagcggagctaataaaactattcttccaatctgtaatggctgtatatctgataggaagaaataaacaacgaCAGAGACCCTTTGGAAAACAAtcgaaaacctgaactagatactctcacatgaagaaaaataaattaaattaaaaacgctacctaccccacctattttaatattgaatgtaatcggaaccacacaatattttttatgcCCAATTAAACATTTGCCAACCTTTTTATAACGTTTCCCTGTAAAGATAGGTTTTTGTTGAATATCCCGAAGTATGATTTCTCTGTCTGGAAGTTTGATATTCCCTGTAAATACCCTCGTTGCCCATCGTGCTTGCATTTCATAAAGTGGCCAATTTGGTCCAATAACTGGCACCATGCCAACCAATGCCAATCGCTCAGGATCCTCGAATGCCAATGGAAACACGTACTTATATAAAGGCATATTATTTGAGTCGTCtgaaaaaatacaagaaaagaaaaacagGAATTATCATATCATCTTATCCAAACTGAGAGAAGTTCTTATCCAgtataataatgtgtatgtatgtatgtatgtatgtatgtatgtatgtatgtatgtatgtatgtatgtatgtatgtatgtatgtatgtatgtatgtatgtatgtatgtatgtatgtatgtatgtatgtatgtatgtatgtatgtatgtatgtatgtatgtatgtatgtatgtatgtatgtatgtatgtatgtatgtatgtatgtatgtatgtatgtatgtatgtatgtatgtatgtatgtatgtatgtatgtatgtatgtgtgtgtatgtgtgtgtgtatgtatgtatgtatgtatgtatgtatgtatgtatgtatgtatgtatgtatgtatgtatgtatgtatgtatgtatgtatgtatgtatgtatgtatgtatgtatgtgtgtgtatgtgtgtgtgtatgtatgtatgtatgtatgtatgtatgtatgtatgtatgtatgtatgtatgtatgtatgtatgtaacaaggAAAGCGTCTTTTCTAAACCACAAACAGAATAAAGAAATCAGAAATAGAAAGACATCTATAGTGCTAGAAAACTGTATAAAAGCCAATATTTTTCACCTAGACTTTAGTTCCGTTACTTACCATATATCCATGACTGTTTGATAATTGGCAATGAAATCTCATATCCAGTAGCAAATATGACAGCATTGATATCTTCTAAGACTGTTCCATCTTTTAATTTCACACTGTTTTTACCAAACTCTTCAATACCAACAACAGGTGTAAGTTGTCCTTGAACGATACGATCTTGAATCTCATCGTTTATCATCAGTGACGTCGGGTTGTTACTCTAAAATTTGAGGTTAAGATATTGTCGTAATATCAATAACAGGTAGTAACTAAGATGGCGTGTACTCCGTTATAATGCAACAGTAAGTGTCATGTGGCTGTGAGTGTCAAATATTATTGTGCCGCAGTAGCGTGTTTTGCAGATGTCTTATAACACTTAAAATGGCTATCAGCAGAATGCTTTGAGATCACTGAATTCATCGCTTCGCATGGCGTACTCAGTCGAccaaaaaatacccaataactGTGCACTACAATTATTGACGTCCAAATATTGTAGGTGGTGACATCGccaaaacacagacaagtaagttacttgtctgtgtcaGAGACAAGCTCACTTGTCCTCCAGAATCTTTTGTTTTATGAAGGAACTTTtcataatattgtttttttattaaagTATAATCCATATGGGCAATCTGAAACTAAATTGCAACAAAAAACCACCgaaaatgttttaattaaattttggcgggaaaatgttGTCACTTACTTGTAAACCAACCAGGCTGTAGTCAGGTATTCTTGTTTTAGACCCGGATATAACCATAGATCGAAATCTCGTCGCTGATCTCATGAGATTATAACGTGAAAACAACTGCATGTCAAATGGACCACCATTCCTGCTCAGTCGGCTCACACACAATGTACCATTACGTATGCATATGTAAACCTACCAGAATGAAAAATTAAGACCTGGAGCTCTTATATtggaacaccactccagaaaataaagTGCTGGAGTCATTTTATGACTTCACATCAAACAAAGTGTCTTGCCACGAAACAGCAAAATTCAAACTCTTCATCATTCAATCGTTCTTTCAGTGTTGCAccgttgcatcatgggtcttcacatacatgaatatttatgaggcaaaatgcatattcatgactttttatctgaaggaaataagcacttaggaatcGTTGTACATGTTAACTAGAGATCAGTTTTATCCTTCTGTAGTAGAGGAAGAGGGTCAATCTGTGAATGAGTTGGGGGACACTAATTTTAAGGTGCGGcgccaaaaaaaatatatattattgaacacatattgcctggccatgagggctatagcacccgtttattacacccgagggactgtgagttaccagaatcacatgctgattctggtaactcacagtcacgagggggtaatgaacgggtgctatagcccgaatataggccaggcaatatgtgttttataatatacctcatgctgtgaactcgcgatggcagacgacatcgtcagaagctgccattttgacctgctgtgaacgcgcggtggtcaagtgaccatgtaaaagttgatggaactatttccctagggaaatagtcattctattttcctatcacgtgactgattctagagaatcatggcacagcattatcactaggtatattataaatatatatatatatatataatatatatattatataacaagAACAAAAAGTAAAGGGGCTTACCTCAGCATTATTCCGTGCAATTTCACATGCAACCTCCCCTGCTGTATGTGAACTACCTGTGAATAAACCAAACGATGATAGATCTATAGAGTTAATTGGAGCAAGGGCTATTTTTCTCATACACAATGAAATACTCCTGCTAGCTATTAGCCTTATGTAACGACAGTTCATTAATTTTCTCCCCATGCACGGCTTCATATGCAGAGAAGATAAGATAAACACTTTAATCAACAATATTGTAATGTCACTTGATAAATTGCGTACAATAGTAACTAACTTAGGGTTATCTTTGGAATAActacatttcccataatgcattgttCAAGGtcgggcgggggggggggttgcaagTTCCTTCTCAATAGGTTCACATTCTTCGAATTCTTGTGCATGAAGCTAGGACCATGCGCAACGCAATTTGAATATGTTTACCATATGCAGATTAGGTGATGTAACAAGTGAGCATGTGTGTAAAACTATGATGCGTGCGCATGTTCTTACCCACAACAACGACCTTCATTCCTCTGTACGGCATGGCATCACGATATTCGTTAGCGTGAATCTTTATTCCTTCAAATGTTTCTAAACCTGGAAATTCTGGCATATGTTTCTTACTAAAGATGCCAGTACATATCATGACGTAATCAAAATACTCCTCTGTAGAACTATCATCTTTTTGAACTGTTACTTTCCAATATTTTCCGCCATCTTCATTTTTCTCGACTTTAGACACCGTCGTGTTGAACTGGATGTATTTTCTCAGATCAAAATGCTTAGCATAGTCATTTATATACATCAACGCCTTTTGGTGAGATATAAACGGTGTATATTCTTTGGGGAAAGGGAAATTAGAAAAACAACCCATTTCTTTGCTGTTGTTCAATACTGTAGACATGTACAGAGCAGCGCCCTCTTCAGGCAATACTTCATCAGAGTAATTCCACAGTCCACCTGTAAACAGTATAGTAAGACAATTGTGAATGTGAATACCATATTACTGTTAGATTTTCATAGATagacatacttacatacatacatacatacatacatacatacatacatacatacatacatatacacacatacatacatacatacatacatacataataatatttagaaatgttcgggttttcacctggcatttctctgtctcgccaatttttcctttgaaaaagaatatttatgcgaaacgtcggatttaacagctatatatacggactggtttattagttccttatgcatttctacatacatacatacatacatacatacatacatacatacatacatacatacatacttacatacatacaaagtagGTCCGTTGAGAGTAGGTCCATGCAGTTGACacatttaattatatttaaaatcTTAGGGGGCGTTTCCAGTcaccagctctggtaggggagTCTACCAATATCCCAGATCCCATTTtagatttattttgataaaaagcccccccccccccccattttagATCATAATTTAAAGAACAAGGTACAATTTCAGACCAAAATGCATTTGTAGTAGTTGTAAATCACAGAAATGGTAGACT
This portion of the Glandiceps talaboti chromosome 19, keGlaTala1.1, whole genome shotgun sequence genome encodes:
- the LOC144450026 gene encoding dimethylaniline monooxygenase [N-oxide-forming] 2-like, producing MQCVYDCAAMASKPGSSVRVAVMGAGVSGLVSIKSCVEEGIEPVCFERRSTIGGLWNYSDEVLPEEGAALYMSTVLNNSKEMGCFSNFPFPKEYTPFISHQKALMYINDYAKHFDLRKYIQFNTTVSKVEKNEDGGKYWKVTVQKDDSSTEEYFDYVMICTGIFSKKHMPEFPGLETFEGIKIHANEYRDAMPYRGMKVVVVGSSHTAGEVACEIARNNAEVYICIRNGTLCVSRLSRNGGPFDMQLFSRYNLMRSATRFRSMVISGSKTRIPDYSLVGLQSNNPTSLMINDEIQDRIVQGQLTPVVGIEEFGKNSVKLKDGTVLEDINAVIFATGYEISLPIIKQSWIYDDSNNMPLYKYVFPLAFEDPERLALVGMVPVIGPNWPLYEMQARWATRVFTGNIKLPDREIILRDIQQKPIFTGKRYKKAVPFPLSEELAEDLGVKPKRWKLALSDPKLAYLYEYGPMVPYWYRLQGPGAWSGARDAILNVWENTTYPTKRYRPGAGDY
- the LOC144450025 gene encoding dimethylaniline monooxygenase [N-oxide-forming] 2-like, with the translated sequence MRNGTRSLSRITKDGSPWDMTVFTRHNLKKSPSKLEAMVADMCKLRLPDYKLFGVHNPDTVLSTKSIMLNDDFQDRLIQGQLTPVGDIEEFGKNNVTLKDGTVLDDIEAVVFATGYEYSIPYIDQSWIYDDSKHLRMYRFTFPVLEEHPERLAMIGMLSPHGSGWPLFEMQARWSSQIFTKKVHLPDRETMQKDIEQKPMYTDTFYTFVPATPLEDEIAEDLGIKPKRWKLALSDPKLAYLYEYGPMVPYWYRLQGPGAWSGARDAILNVKENTSYSTRRFYGDLTK